A window from Spirochaetaceae bacterium encodes these proteins:
- a CDS encoding OB-fold domain-containing protein, with protein sequence MAAAETAAVSTPGASAAAVGAAPFFAAAREGKLRLQRCRACGTWALPLRTRCQACGSSAMQWRDASGRGTIFSHAVLHRPYHPRHQGRLPLVLAQIDLAEGVRLQSNIVDLDLDLDTDADQIKVGREVEVAFEALADGSGTVPVFKLV encoded by the coding sequence GTGGCGGCCGCGGAGACGGCGGCTGTGTCGACGCCGGGCGCATCGGCGGCGGCGGTAGGGGCGGCACCGTTTTTCGCTGCTGCGCGCGAGGGCAAACTCCGGCTCCAGCGCTGCCGCGCATGCGGCACGTGGGCGTTGCCGTTGCGTACGCGCTGCCAGGCGTGCGGCTCAAGCGCCATGCAGTGGCGTGACGCCTCCGGCCGCGGCACGATCTTCAGCCACGCCGTGCTGCACCGACCGTACCACCCTCGACACCAGGGACGGCTGCCGCTGGTCCTGGCGCAAATCGATCTGGCGGAGGGCGTGCGTCTGCAGTCCAACATCGTCGACCTCGACCTCGACCTCGACACCGACGCCGATCAGATCAAAGTCGGTCGCGAGGTCGAGGTGGCGTTCGAGGCGCTCGCCGACGGGAGCGGCACGGTGCCGGTGTTCAAGCTCGTGTAG
- a CDS encoding AAA family ATPase, translated as MLTKPVGSCFLFGPRGTGKSTWIREHFAHATIYDLLSSREAVRLRREPEMLFREVQSSSPDDWIVIDEIQKVPELLDEVHRLIETRRLRFILSGSSARKLRRGGSNLLAGRAVVERLFPLCSAEMAFQLDLERALVYGTLPLAVTGADPAAYLSAYADTYLQEEIRAEALTRNVGGFSRFLEIAARQNGQVTNLSSISRDAAVTRSTVQNYFDILSDTLIGSWLTPWKLKRATKQVAHPKFYLFDCGVARALSGRLAYAPSLEEQGPLLETLLIGEVRAYLSYAGLRYPLHFWRSHDGVEVDLLCETNAGFVAVEVKAGNRWENRFNRGLQRVGDELGAHRVTALGVYRGERPATWGNVQVLPVLDFLHRLWDGAVLR; from the coding sequence ATGCTCACGAAGCCGGTGGGCTCCTGCTTCCTGTTCGGACCCCGCGGTACCGGCAAGTCGACCTGGATCCGGGAACACTTCGCGCACGCCACGATCTACGACCTGTTGTCCTCCCGCGAGGCGGTGCGCCTGCGACGCGAACCGGAGATGCTGTTCCGGGAGGTCCAGTCCAGTTCGCCAGACGACTGGATCGTGATCGACGAGATCCAGAAAGTGCCGGAACTGCTCGACGAAGTCCACCGCCTCATCGAGACGAGGCGGCTCCGGTTCATTCTGTCCGGGTCGAGCGCACGCAAGCTCCGGCGGGGCGGATCGAATCTCCTGGCGGGCAGAGCTGTGGTCGAGCGTCTGTTTCCGTTGTGTTCTGCCGAGATGGCGTTTCAGCTCGACCTCGAACGTGCCCTGGTCTACGGAACGCTGCCCCTTGCCGTCACCGGCGCCGACCCCGCGGCCTACCTTTCCGCATATGCCGACACGTATCTGCAGGAAGAGATCCGCGCCGAGGCGTTGACCAGGAACGTCGGCGGCTTCAGCCGCTTCCTTGAGATCGCCGCGCGGCAGAACGGCCAGGTCACGAACTTGTCCAGCATCTCCCGTGACGCCGCCGTAACCCGCTCCACGGTCCAGAACTACTTCGACATCCTCAGCGACACGCTGATCGGCTCGTGGCTCACTCCCTGGAAGCTCAAGCGTGCCACCAAGCAGGTGGCGCATCCCAAGTTCTACCTGTTCGACTGCGGCGTGGCGCGGGCGCTCTCCGGCCGGTTGGCCTACGCACCGTCGCTGGAGGAGCAGGGGCCGCTTCTGGAGACCCTGCTGATCGGCGAGGTGCGCGCCTACCTCTCCTATGCCGGGCTGCGCTATCCGCTCCACTTCTGGCGCAGCCATGACGGGGTCGAGGTCGATCTGCTGTGCGAGACCAACGCCGGGTTCGTGGCGGTGGAGGTCAAGGCGGGGAACCGCTGGGAGAACCGCTTCAATCGCGGCCTGCAGCGCGTCGGCGACGAGTTGGGCGCCCACCGGGTCACCGCTCTTGGGGTCTATCGCGGCGAGCGTCCGGCAACCTGGGGGAACGTGCAGGTGCTCCCGGTGTTGGACTTCCTCCACCGCCTGTGGGACGGGGCCGTGCTGCGTTGA
- a CDS encoding ABC transporter permease subunit, which translates to MVGLAATTVNVVVAVLIGGISGFFGGKVDLSVQRFVDAWMCFPGLLLLLTIMSLVGQGPLQVIVVLGITGGIGGSRVVRGAVIGVKENVYFQTAEAIGCTKLRTLIRHVLPNIMPVVIIIFSINIGGVIISEASLSFLGFGLPADVPS; encoded by the coding sequence ATGGTAGGTCTGGCAGCGACCACGGTCAATGTCGTGGTGGCTGTCCTGATAGGTGGCATTTCGGGATTCTTCGGCGGTAAAGTGGACCTGTCCGTGCAGAGATTTGTAGACGCCTGGATGTGTTTCCCGGGATTGCTCCTGTTGTTGACCATAATGTCCCTGGTGGGGCAGGGTCCGCTGCAGGTAATAGTGGTACTCGGGATAACCGGAGGAATCGGCGGCTCACGAGTAGTCCGAGGCGCTGTCATTGGGGTAAAGGAGAATGTCTATTTTCAGACGGCGGAGGCGATTGGCTGTACCAAACTGAGAACACTCATCAGGCATGTCCTGCCCAATATCATGCCTGTCGTAATCATCATATTCAGCATCAACATCGGCGGGGTGATCATCAGTGAGGCGTCCTTGAGCTTCCTCGGATTCGGACTGCCAGCGGACGTCCCTAGCTGA